The following proteins are co-located in the Ailuropoda melanoleuca isolate Jingjing chromosome 13, ASM200744v2, whole genome shotgun sequence genome:
- the LOC100474980 gene encoding keratin, type I cuticular Ha3-I has translation MPYNCCLPNLSCRSTCSSRPCVPPSCHTCTLPGACNIPANVGNCGWFCEGSFNGSEKETMQFLNDRLASYLEKVRQLERENAELESRIREWCQQQVPFVCPSYQSYFRTIEELQQKILCSKAENARLVVQIDNAKLASDDFRTKYETEVGLRQLVESDINGLRRILDELTLCKADLEAQVESLKEELLSLKQNHEQEVNTLRCQIGDRLNVEVDAAPTVDLNRVLNETRSQYEALVETNRRDVEEWFTTQTEELNKQVVSSSEQLQTCQAEIIELRRTVNALEIELQAQHNLRDSLENTLTETEARYSSQLAQVQCLISNVESQLAEIRSDLERQNQEYQVLLDIKARLECEINTYRGLLESEDCKLPCNPCATTNACDKPIGPCISNPCVQRARCGPCNTFVR, from the exons ATGCCTTACAACTGCTGCCTGCCCAACCTGAGCTGCcgctccacctgctcctcccgGCCCTGCGTGCCCCCCAGCTGCCACACTTGCACCCTGCCCGGGGCCTGCAACATCCCCGCCAACGTGGGCAACTGCGGCTGGTTCTGCGAGGGCTCCTTCAATGGCAGCGAGAAGGAGACCATGCAGTTCCTGAATGACCGCCTGGCCAGCTACCTGGAGAAGGTGCGCCAGCTGGAGCGTGAGAACGCGGAGCTGGAGAGCCGCATCCGGGAGTGGTGCCAGCAGCAGGTGCCCTTCGTGTGCCCCAGCTACCAGTCCTACTTCCGGACCATCGAGGAGCTCCAGCAGAAG ATCTTGTGCAGCAAGGCAGAGAACGCCAGGCTGGTGGTGCAGATTGACAATGCCAAGCTGGCCTCAGATGACTTCAGGACCAA GTACGAGACGGAGGTGGGCTTGCGGCAGCTGGTGGAGTCGGACATCAACGGCCTGCGCCGGATCCTGGATGAGCTGACCCTGTGCAAGGCCGACCTGGAGGCCCAGGTGGAGTCCCTGAAGGAGGAGCTGCTGAGCCTCAAGCAGAACCATGAGCAG gaagtCAACACCCTGCGCTGCCAGATCGGAGACCGCCTCAACGTGGAGGTGGACGCAGCCCCCACCGTGGACCTGAACCGCGTGCTCAACGAGACCAGGAGTCAGTATGAGGCCCTGGTGGAAACCAACCGCAGGGATGTGGAGGAATGGTTCACCACCCAG ACCGAGGAGCTGAACAAGCAGGTGGTGTCCAGCTCGGAGCAGCTGCAGACCTGCCAGGCGGAGATCATCGAGCTGAGACGCACGGTCAATGCCCTGGAGATCGAGCTGCAGGCCCAGCACAACCTG AGGGACTCCCTGGAGAACACGCTGACGGAGACCGAGGCGCGCTACAGCTCCCAGCTGGCCCAGGTGCAGTGCCTGATCAGCAACGTGGAGTCCCAGCTGGCTGAGATCAGGAGTGACCTGGAGCGGCAGAACCAGGAGTACCAGGTGCTGCTGGACATCAAGGCCCGGCTGGAGTGCGAGATCAACACGTACCGGGGCCTGCTGGAGAGCGAGGACTGCAA
- the LOC100475237 gene encoding keratin, type I cuticular Ha3-II translates to MPYNCCLPNLSCRSTCSSRPCVPPSCHTCTLPGACNIPANVGNCGWFCEGSFNGSEKETMQFLNDRLASYLEKVRQLERENAELESRIREWCQQQVPFVCPSYQSYFRTIEELQQKILCSKSENARLVVQIDNAKLAADDFRTKYETELGLRQLVESDINALRRILDELTLCKSDLEAQVESLKEELLSLKQNHEQEVNTLRCQIGDRLNVEVDAAPTVDLNRVLNETRSQYEALVETNRRDVEEWFTTQTEELNKQVVSSSEQLQTCQAEIIELRRTVNALEIELQAQHNLRDSLENTLTETEARYSSQLAQVQCLISNVESQLAEIRCDLERQNQEYQVLLDVKARLECEINTYRGLLESEDCKLPCNPCATTNACDKPIGPCVTNPCTPCGPRSRCGPCSTFGC, encoded by the exons ATGCCTTACAACTGCTGCCTGCCCAACCTGAGCTGCcgctccacctgctcctcccgGCCCTGCGTGCCCCCCAGCTGCCACACCTGCACCCTGCCCGGGGCCTGCAACATCCCCGCCAACGTGGGCAACTGCGGCTGGTTCTGCGAGGGCTCCTTCAATGGCAGCGAGAAGGAGACCATGCAGTTCCTGAACGACCGCCTGGCCAGCTACCTGGAGAAGGTGCGCCAGCTGGAGCGCGAGAACGCGGAGCTGGAGAGCCGCATCCGGGAGTGGTGCCAGCAGCAGGTGCCCTTCGTGTGCCCCAGCTACCAGTCCTACTTCCGGACCATCGAGGAGCTCCAGCAGAAG ATTCTGTGCAGCAAGTCTGAGAATGCCAGGCTGGTGGTGCAGATCGACAATGCCAAACTGGCTGCAGACGACTTCAGAACCAA GTACGAGACGGAGCTGGGCTTGCGGCAGCTGGTGGAGTCAGACATCAATGCCCTGCGTAGGATCCTGGACGAGCTGACTCTGTGCAAGTCTGACCTGGAGGCCCAGGTGGAGTCCCTGAAGGAGGAGCTGCTGAGCCTCAAGCAGAACCATGAACAG gaagtcaaCACCCTGCGTTGCCAGATCGGAGACCGCCTCAACGTGGAGGTGGATGCAGCCCCCACTGTGGACCTGAACCGTGTGCTCAACGAGACCAGGAGTCAGTATGAGGCCCTGGTGGAGACCAACCGCAGGGACGTGGAGGAATGGTTCACCACCCAG ACCGAGGAGCTGAACAAGCAGGTGGTGTCCAGCTCGGAGCAGCTGCAGACCTGCCAGGCAGAGATCATCGAGCTGAGACGCACGGTCAACGCCCTGGAGATCGAGCTGCAGGCCCAGCATAACCTG AGGGACTCCCTGGAGAACACGCTGACGGAGACCGAGGCGCGCTACAGCTCCCAGCTGGCCCAGGTGCAGTGCCTGATCAGCAACGTGGAGTCCCAGCTGGCTGAGATCAGGTGTGACCTGGAGCGGCAGAACCAGGAGTACCAGGTGCTGCTGGACGTCAAGGCCCGGCTGGAGTGCGAGATCAACACGTACCGGGGCCTGCTGGAGAGCGAGGACTGCAA GCTGCCCTGCAACCCCTGTGCCACGACCAACGCATGTGACAAGCCCATCGGACCCTGCGTCACCAATCCCTGCACCCCATGTGGCCCACGCTCCCGCTGTGGGCCCTGCAGCACCTTTGGGTGCTAG